Proteins from one Besnoitia besnoiti strain Bb-Ger1 chromosome XIII, whole genome shotgun sequence genomic window:
- a CDS encoding cell cycle regulator with zn-finger domain-containing protein (encoded by transcript BESB_030240) — translation MRPHPISLTRQANMKRFVFFRLLLGAFRPSQAPQEFPPHSDALGGFQQSDHGSTCDTVEVFGHAYIAGFLSSDEQLSDDALSSDDERAPSMDLVRALSAGSPVAGLPLPLSSTDGAARKPLSSPSRLATATRRTPQSSMEGFSAMKKETPLRHPASPPTVASRLLPSRRCQWLRALPVVFLMVLIAYILAVFVMYHAVPLLQLNLPQSMKLASAYNRGLFELVSVGILTMLFLISYWLAVITPPGSIPDTQEWSYTGSDASDIEGLPSAVETKKTGARRHCKWCRRLKPDRAHHCRVCRQCVLKMDHHCPWIYNCVGWRNHKYFMLSLIYGSLDSLLIAICMFETVKSAVASEKTEFEKMFMVLFAETLDIFLCVLITGFFLFHIHLVRNGMTTIEFCEKQFKRPRVPDQGSLWNKGCWKNFTDAFGTNPLVWFLPIDNRPGDGVHFITEDTRLLYTPGMSRTRAFEPIIESTSD, via the exons ATGCGACCCCACCCCATATCCCTCACTCGCCAGGCAAACATGAAGAGATTCGTTTTCTTTCGACTTCTCCTCGGGGCCTTCCGGCCGAGTCAG GCGCCACAGGAGTTCCCGCCCCATTCTGATGCGCTTGGAGGCTTTCAGCAATCTGACCATGGTTCAACCTGTGATACGGTGGAAGTATTTGGTCACGCTTATATAGCTGGGTTCCTGTCCAGCGATGAGCAGCTCTCTGACGACGCCCTCAGTAGCGATGATGAGCGTGCACCCTCGATGGACTTGGTCAGAGCTCTGAGTGCGGGTAGCCCGGTCGCAGGCCTCCCCTTGCCGCTGAGCTCcaccgacggcgccgcccggaAGCCGCTCAGTTCTCCGTCCAGACTGGCCACGGCCACGCGGAGGACCCCTCAGAGCTCCATGGAGGGATTCTCCGCCATGAAGAAAGAGACTCCTCTCCGCCACCCAGCTTCACCTCCAACGGTGGCGTCCCGGCTGCTTCCCTCGCGGCGTTGCCAAtggctccgcgcgctcccTGTTGTCTTTCTCATGGTGTTGATTGCCTATATTTTGGCAGTCTTTGTGATG TATCACGCTGTCCCCCTGTTGCAACTGAATCTTCCTCAGTCGATGAAGCTTGCTTCGGCCTACAACCG CGGTCTCTTCGAACTTGTCAGCGTCGGCATTCTGACGATGCTCTTCCTCATCTCCTACTGGCTAGCAGTAATAACCCCGCCAGGCAGCATTCCAGACACACAGGAGTGGTCGTACACCGGGTCAGATGCTTCTGATATTGAAGGACTTCCTTCTGCCGTG GAAACAAAgaagacaggcgcgcgccgccactgCAAGTGGTGCCGTCGCTTGAAGCCAGATCGAGCCCATCATTGTCGGGTTTGCCGTCAGTGCGTGCTCAAGATGGATCACCACTGTCCGTGGATCTATAATTGCGTTGGCTGGAGGAACCACAAGTATTTCATGCTCTCGCTAATATACGGATCCCTTGACTCCCTCCTCATTGCGATCTGCATGTTCGAAACCGTCAAAAGCGCTGTGGCATCCGAAAAG ACAGAGTTCGAGAAGATGTTCATGGTCTTGTTTGCCGAGACGCTCGATatctttctctgcgttctTATTACTGggtttttcctttttcacATTCA CCTTGTTCGAAACGGCATGACAACGATCGAATTCTGTGAGAAGCAGTTCAAACGCCCGCGCGTCCCTGATCAAGGA AGTTTGTGGAATAAGGGATGCTGGAAAAACTTCACGGACGCCTTCGGAACGAATCCGTTGGTTTGGTTCTTGCCAATAG ACAATCGACCGGGGGACGGCGTCCACTTCATCACCGAGGACACGCGGTTGCTTTACACCCCTGGAATGTCCCGTACGCGGGCATTCGAGCCGATCATCGAATCAACCTCGGACTGA
- a CDS encoding mono- or diacylglycerol acyltransferase (encoded by transcript BESB_030230), whose protein sequence is MHLAQLRALLPLNGFNSLLGRFRVAIASVVKHVPIWGHFACATGAQDATRSKLRKALADHGESVVIVPGGIAEMYSISPNKECLHLIERKGLLKLALETGAEIVPIYCFGNTETFRLARGSSMLQPLGRLFRAALLVFYGRFGLPISFEVPLLYVFGKALRLPKIRHPSSQDIDAAQKQFLAEVHRIFHTYKGLYGWQHKTLEIV, encoded by the exons GCTTTGCTGCCCTTGAACGGCTTCAATTCGCTTCTTGGACGCTTCCGAGTTGCTATCGCGTCGGTGGTGAAGCATGTGCCAATATGGGGCCacttcgcctgcgcgaccggcgcgcaAGACGCTACTCG ATCAAAACTGCGAAAGGCTCTAGCTGATCACGGAGAGAGCGTCGTTATCGTTCCCGGCGGGATCGCGGAAATGTATTCTATCAGCCCTAACAAG GAGTGCCTGCACCTGATAGAGAGGAAAGGTCTCCTGAAGCTCGCTCTCGAGACGGGTGCGGAGATCGTCCCCATCTACTGCTTTGGCAACACTGAGACGTTCAGGCTTGCGAGGGGAAGCAGCATGCTACAGCCTCTCGGAAG gctcttccgcgccgcgttGCTAGTGTTTTATGGAAGATTCGGGTTGCCGATATCCTTTGAGGTTCCTTTGCTCTACGTATTTGGGAAGGCACTACGGCTGCCAAAAATTCGGCATCCTTCTTCACAG GACATCGACGCAGCGCAAAAGCAATTTCTCGCAGAGGTACACAGAATTTTTCACACGTATAAAGGGCTGTATGGCTGGCAGCATAAAACGCTCGAGATAGTgtga